In a single window of the Tellurirhabdus bombi genome:
- the trxA gene encoding thioredoxin: MGKAIEITDANFAEIINSDKPVLVDFWAEWCGPCKMIGPVVEQLAGEYEGRAVVAKMDVDMNAQVPAQFGIRSIPTLMVFKNGQLVDKVIGAVPKTVLEQKLVAQL; encoded by the coding sequence ATGGGAAAAGCGATTGAAATAACCGACGCTAACTTTGCAGAAATTATAAATTCTGATAAACCAGTATTGGTGGATTTTTGGGCAGAGTGGTGCGGACCTTGTAAAATGATTGGGCCAGTTGTTGAGCAGTTGGCAGGTGAATACGAAGGCCGGGCCGTTGTTGCGAAAATGGATGTGGATATGAATGCCCAAGTGCCCGCGCAATTTGGTATCCGTAGCATTCCAACCCTGATGGTTTTCAAAAATGGCCAGCTGGTTGACAAAGTAATCGGTGCTGTACCAAAAACGGTATTGGAGCAGAAGTTAGTTGCACAACTGTAA
- a CDS encoding HepT-like ribonuclease domain-containing protein has protein sequence MSEELKKYLLDVLIAVQSIEEYLAGQHSFSVYQNNKMLRRAVERELEIIGEAINRALKVQADLPIAHARRIVDTRNRIIHAYDAVNDTVIWSILIRHLPLLKKEIENILNKTTS, from the coding sequence ATGAGTGAAGAATTGAAAAAATATCTATTAGACGTACTGATAGCTGTCCAATCAATAGAAGAATATCTAGCGGGTCAACATTCATTTTCTGTTTATCAAAACAATAAAATGCTGCGACGTGCTGTAGAACGGGAACTTGAGATTATCGGTGAAGCAATAAATAGAGCCTTGAAAGTTCAGGCTGATTTACCAATTGCCCATGCGCGCCGGATTGTAGATACCCGAAATCGGATTATACATGCCTATGACGCGGTTAATGACACAGTAATCTGGTCGATATTAATTAGGCATTTACCCTTACTTAAGAAGGAAATAGAAAATATACTTAATAAAACCACTTCCTAA